One window of the Pedobacter ginsengisoli genome contains the following:
- a CDS encoding alpha/beta hydrolase — protein MTHRTFILFFVLLLACLTTNAQYQPGPAPDGFDRPQVGLEHGKIDTIHYESKTVGKTRTALIYTPPGYLKTKKYPVLYLLHGIGGDEFEWLRNGRPEVIMDNLYANKKAEPMIIVLPNGRAMANDRATGNIMAPDKVQAFAHFEDDLIKDLIPYVQQHYSTYKDREHRAIAGLSMGGGQSLNFGLGNLNIFAWIGGFSSAPNTKQPTELIPNPTTTHKQLKLLWISCGTEDNLMPITSRTVDYLKENKIPHIFLKEPGGHDFKVWKNDLYHFSQLVFKDH, from the coding sequence ATGACACACAGAACCTTCATTCTATTTTTTGTTTTACTACTGGCCTGCCTGACAACAAACGCTCAGTACCAGCCTGGCCCTGCTCCCGACGGTTTCGACCGACCTCAGGTAGGACTCGAACACGGTAAAATAGACACCATCCATTATGAGTCGAAAACCGTAGGAAAGACCAGAACTGCGCTCATTTACACCCCACCAGGGTATTTGAAAACGAAAAAATATCCTGTATTATATCTCTTACACGGGATTGGAGGTGATGAATTTGAATGGCTGCGCAATGGCCGTCCTGAAGTCATTATGGATAATCTTTACGCGAACAAAAAAGCTGAACCGATGATCATTGTTTTACCCAATGGAAGAGCTATGGCGAATGACCGGGCCACGGGCAACATCATGGCGCCAGATAAGGTGCAGGCATTTGCACATTTTGAAGATGACCTGATAAAAGATCTGATACCATATGTTCAACAACATTATTCTACTTATAAAGACCGTGAGCACCGCGCAATTGCGGGGCTATCTATGGGTGGCGGTCAGTCATTGAACTTCGGTCTGGGTAATTTGAACATTTTTGCCTGGATAGGTGGTTTTTCTTCTGCTCCCAATACTAAACAACCAACAGAACTCATCCCAAACCCAACAACAACACATAAACAACTAAAATTATTATGGATCTCTTGTGGCACAGAAGACAATCTGATGCCAATTACCTCCCGTACGGTCGACTATCTGAAGGAAAACAAAATTCCTCATATTTTTCTGAAAGAACCGGGGGGACATGATTTCAAGGTATGGAAGAATGATCTCTATCATTTTAGCCAGTTGGTATTTAAAGATCACTAA
- a CDS encoding HEAT repeat domain-containing protein — translation MGFYDLNKQERLNLVAEINKNILAELVTSDYKETIRYFADEDTYVRKSAYLSIGKIYHTKEAFRVEIISCLERFFAETDFKIRQTVINAAGEIGKIEFESIRHFFDKGLFDEHHSPRNAVIGSIKKMGEVNPVPVLKWAKLYLHHEDKEIRREICHGIELRGRKYPQDILPLLKELQYDQTARVRNTLVHVIGQISYKKGCIQTVVSHLKLWENKQLVEQALEEIIDVHDRYKDFAVLTQEQAQRYLEDHIS, via the coding sequence ATGGGATTTTACGATTTAAATAAACAGGAACGTTTAAATCTTGTGGCCGAAATTAACAAAAACATACTTGCTGAGCTGGTTACTTCGGATTATAAAGAAACGATTCGCTATTTTGCAGATGAAGACACCTATGTCAGGAAATCAGCTTATCTATCCATTGGTAAAATATACCACACCAAAGAAGCCTTTAGGGTTGAAATCATCAGCTGCTTAGAAAGGTTTTTTGCGGAAACGGATTTTAAAATCAGGCAAACGGTGATCAATGCAGCCGGCGAGATAGGTAAAATAGAATTTGAAAGTATCCGGCATTTTTTTGATAAGGGTTTATTTGATGAACATCATTCTCCCCGTAATGCTGTAATTGGATCTATCAAAAAAATGGGGGAAGTAAACCCGGTCCCGGTGTTGAAATGGGCGAAGCTTTACCTGCATCATGAGGATAAGGAGATCAGAAGAGAGATATGTCATGGTATAGAGCTTAGGGGACGTAAATATCCGCAGGATATTCTACCTTTATTAAAGGAGTTGCAGTATGACCAAACTGCAAGGGTTAGGAATACCCTTGTACATGTGATAGGGCAAATTTCCTATAAAAAGGGCTGCATACAAACCGTAGTATCGCACCTTAAATTATGGGAGAACAAACAGCTTGTTGAGCAAGCGCTTGAAGAGATTATTGATGTTCATGACCGCTATAAAGATTTTGCCGTTTTAACGCAGGAGCAGGCCCAGCGGTATCTTGAGGATCATATTAGCTAG
- a CDS encoding family 16 glycosylhydrolase: protein MYQLLLEMNMVGKIIRALCVFTIFGTVNVWAQKESQVSSYAKEGYKLVWADEFNNSGKPDTANWKYEQGFVRNEELQWYQTDNAWCENGVLVIEGRKETKPSPSFKRDSGDWRNNKENIHYTSSSINTAGKHSWQYGRFVMRGKIDVSSGLWPAWWTLGVSGEWPSNGEIDMMEYYRGKILANIAVGTEKKYTAQWHSNTKSIIELGGSEWVSKFHIWRMDWTEKDISLFLDDQLLIKVDMDKLYNKDGTGTHPFKQPHYMLLNLAMGGMNGGSLVNTKFPNRFEVDYVRVYQK, encoded by the coding sequence ATGTATCAATTGTTATTAGAAATGAATATGGTAGGTAAAATCATTCGAGCACTTTGTGTTTTTACGATTTTTGGAACGGTAAATGTATGGGCACAAAAGGAAAGTCAAGTATCGAGCTATGCAAAGGAAGGATATAAATTGGTATGGGCAGATGAATTCAATAATAGTGGAAAACCAGATACTGCTAACTGGAAATATGAGCAGGGTTTTGTGCGTAACGAAGAATTGCAGTGGTACCAAACAGATAATGCATGGTGCGAAAATGGTGTACTTGTGATTGAGGGCCGAAAAGAAACCAAACCCAGCCCGAGTTTTAAAAGGGATTCAGGAGATTGGAGGAATAACAAAGAAAATATTCATTATACTTCTTCAAGCATAAATACTGCCGGTAAACATTCCTGGCAATATGGCCGTTTTGTAATGCGCGGCAAGATAGATGTAAGTTCTGGTCTTTGGCCAGCCTGGTGGACACTTGGCGTATCAGGAGAATGGCCTTCTAACGGAGAAATAGACATGATGGAATATTACAGGGGTAAGATACTGGCAAATATTGCGGTTGGGACCGAAAAGAAATACACTGCCCAGTGGCATAGCAATACAAAGTCCATCATAGAATTGGGCGGATCCGAATGGGTTTCAAAATTCCACATCTGGCGAATGGATTGGACAGAAAAAGATATTTCTTTATTTCTCGATGATCAGCTGCTCATTAAGGTGGATATGGATAAGCTCTACAATAAGGATGGCACCGGCACTCACCCTTTCAAGCAGCCTCATTACATGTTACTAAACCTTGCCATGGGTGGTATGAATGGAGGCAGCCTGGTAAATACTAAATTTCCCAATCGCTTTGAAGTTGATTACGTACGTGTTTACCAGAAATGA
- a CDS encoding pyridoxal phosphate-dependent aminotransferase → MMIAKRMEGVSEYYFSQKLREIDLLNKEGKNIINLGIGSPDLPPHPDVIRTLQEEAAKPGVHGYQGYKGIPALRQAFADWYQQWYQVVLDPDTEILPLIGSKEGIMHICMTYLNEGDQALIPDPGYPTYASAVKLAGGQSITYPLQEEQNWYPDLEALAATDLSKVKLMFVNYPHMPTGQQVETGMFEKLVHFAKENNLLLIHDNPYSFILNDNPVSLLEVPGAKEVVLELNSLSKSHNMAGWRIGMLCGSKERIEEVLRFKSNMDSGMFQPLQMAAAKALSLGKEWYSYINGIYAQRRNEVYRILDILGCQYELKQVGLFVWAKIPDQYTDAYALSDEVLYGANVFLTPGGIFGSQGNRYIRISLCGDLSRFEQAIIRISKLYK, encoded by the coding sequence ATGATGATTGCAAAAAGAATGGAGGGGGTTAGTGAATACTATTTCTCCCAAAAACTTAGAGAAATAGACCTCTTGAATAAAGAGGGTAAAAACATTATTAACTTAGGGATTGGCAGTCCCGATCTTCCTCCTCATCCGGACGTGATAAGGACGTTACAGGAAGAGGCTGCAAAGCCAGGGGTACATGGTTATCAAGGTTACAAAGGCATTCCTGCATTGCGACAGGCTTTTGCTGATTGGTATCAGCAGTGGTATCAGGTAGTTCTTGACCCTGATACTGAAATATTGCCACTCATTGGTTCTAAAGAAGGCATCATGCACATTTGTATGACCTATCTGAATGAAGGGGACCAGGCATTGATTCCTGATCCTGGTTATCCTACTTATGCCAGTGCCGTTAAGTTGGCAGGTGGTCAGTCCATAACCTACCCTTTACAGGAGGAGCAAAACTGGTATCCTGATCTTGAAGCGTTGGCGGCTACGGACCTGAGCAAGGTGAAACTCATGTTTGTGAACTACCCGCATATGCCAACAGGTCAGCAGGTAGAAACCGGGATGTTTGAAAAACTGGTTCACTTTGCAAAGGAAAATAACCTGTTACTTATACATGATAATCCGTACAGCTTTATTCTCAACGATAATCCTGTGAGTCTTTTGGAGGTGCCGGGCGCTAAAGAAGTAGTATTGGAGCTGAACTCCTTAAGTAAATCTCATAATATGGCTGGATGGCGTATCGGCATGCTTTGCGGATCAAAAGAGCGGATTGAAGAGGTCTTAAGGTTCAAAAGCAACATGGATAGTGGTATGTTTCAGCCCTTGCAGATGGCCGCTGCAAAGGCTTTATCCCTTGGTAAGGAATGGTATAGCTACATTAATGGCATTTATGCGCAAAGGAGAAATGAAGTATACCGCATACTTGATATCCTGGGTTGCCAATATGAACTTAAGCAGGTAGGTTTATTTGTTTGGGCAAAGATTCCTGATCAGTATACAGACGCCTATGCCCTTAGTGATGAAGTGCTTTATGGGGCAAATGTTTTTCTGACTCCAGGAGGCATATTTGGAAGTCAGGGCAATCGATACATCAGAATTAGTCTCTGTGGTGATCTTTCCAGGTTTGAGCAAGCTATAATCCGGATTAGTAAATTATATAAATAG
- a CDS encoding endonuclease/exonuclease/phosphatase family protein — protein MAQKPTGTFKVMAWNILHGANDSKDGKAHAIQIIRGINPDVILMVETYGSGKIIADSLGYNFHLIAPEGTDLDDKNVNLSIISRYPFGERIDTNFPFYLGGREIIIQNQRIRFFSNWFHYLPWENEPEKLGKNAEELLVWERSGAKYEMIQKVLPYIKKYAAETDSVPMILGGDLNTPSHLDWTAKTGKIHNNLVVPWYSTKVLADIGLIDTYRTLNPNSLTHPGITWHTKGENDDHRIDYIFYKSPKLKAVKSESYKVFFEETIKLNGKEILYPSDHGFVVTTFKIK, from the coding sequence ATGGCCCAAAAGCCCACAGGTACTTTTAAAGTCATGGCCTGGAATATATTGCATGGTGCAAATGACAGCAAGGATGGAAAAGCTCATGCCATACAGATTATAAGAGGAATAAATCCGGATGTAATATTGATGGTAGAAACTTATGGTTCCGGTAAAATAATAGCCGATTCCTTAGGCTACAATTTTCATTTAATTGCTCCGGAAGGTACTGACTTAGATGATAAGAATGTTAATCTGTCAATTATATCAAGATATCCTTTTGGGGAAAGAATCGATACCAATTTTCCTTTTTATCTGGGTGGACGAGAAATTATAATCCAAAACCAAAGAATAAGATTTTTCTCAAATTGGTTTCATTATTTGCCATGGGAAAACGAGCCTGAAAAATTAGGTAAAAATGCAGAAGAACTTCTGGTTTGGGAAAGATCCGGAGCTAAGTACGAAATGATACAAAAGGTATTGCCTTATATAAAAAAATATGCTGCAGAAACTGACTCTGTACCTATGATTCTTGGCGGAGATCTGAATACTCCTTCTCATCTGGATTGGACTGCTAAAACCGGGAAAATACACAATAATCTGGTGGTTCCCTGGTACTCAACAAAAGTATTGGCAGATATAGGACTGATAGATACTTATAGAACCTTGAATCCAAATTCCCTTACCCATCCTGGTATTACCTGGCATACTAAAGGTGAAAATGATGATCATCGGATAGACTATATATTTTACAAAAGTCCGAAGTTAAAAGCTGTAAAATCTGAGTCTTATAAGGTGTTTTTTGAGGAGACAATAAAATTGAATGGCAAAGAAATTTTGTATCCTTCTGATCATGGCTTTGTTGTAACAACATTTAAAATAAAATGA
- a CDS encoding plastocyanin/azurin family copper-binding protein, with product MKNSKYLLSLLLFAAGIAKTTAQTENQIFPIVTLPIPKEIALEVGGMTLLPNDELAVATRRGEVWIITNPYMKDGQQPKYRLFAHGMHEILGLNYIKGDMYLTQRAELTRLRDLDGDGEADEYKTMYSWPLSGNYHEYAYGPMLDKEGNMVVTLNLGWIGFGESMSKWHGWMLKFSPDFTMKPFATGFRSPAAFALNGSGDIFYAENQGDWVGSGSITHVEEGDFVGNPAGLIWADQPGSPVKLRKKDIPDTGEPKYDVAKRVPGLKTPSVWIPHSIMGNSTSGILDYSDNGNMGPFNGQLFVGDQAQSKISRVFLEKVKGVYQGAVFPFREGFSSGVLRMNWGSDGSMFVGMTSRGWSSTGKEEYGLQRLTWSGIIPFEIQTIKAQPDGFELEFTMPVDEKTARNAGSYKLSTFTYKYHHIYGSPVINQSPRNIKAIEISPDHKRVRLVLDSLKQGYIQEIRTEGIRSESGNAPLLHNYAYYTLNQIPDGEKIVATAENKPLGAMQADNTKQSMDHHHMGNMATTTGKVTGNTSAAKHVTKLPASWKNGPDKTILLGTKPGLKFDITNFTLKAGTKVKLTFANTDDMLHNFVLTMPGSGNIVGEMVMKMGLDGEKYDFVPNSSKVLVHTVLLQPGKSDTVYFTVPKTPGVYPFICSYPGHYTVMKGQIKVLK from the coding sequence ATGAAAAACTCAAAATATTTACTGTCTCTTTTATTGTTTGCCGCTGGTATAGCAAAGACAACTGCTCAAACAGAAAATCAAATATTTCCAATCGTTACGCTTCCAATTCCTAAAGAAATAGCACTAGAAGTCGGAGGAATGACCCTATTACCCAATGATGAGCTGGCTGTGGCTACCCGACGTGGGGAAGTCTGGATCATTACAAATCCATATATGAAGGATGGACAGCAACCAAAATACCGCTTGTTTGCTCATGGTATGCATGAAATATTGGGCCTAAATTATATTAAGGGGGATATGTACCTGACGCAGCGTGCCGAGCTTACCCGTCTTCGTGACCTGGATGGTGATGGAGAGGCCGATGAGTACAAAACGATGTATTCATGGCCATTATCAGGCAATTATCATGAGTACGCCTATGGTCCTATGCTTGATAAGGAAGGCAACATGGTGGTTACATTAAATTTAGGATGGATAGGCTTTGGAGAAAGTATGTCTAAATGGCATGGATGGATGCTTAAATTTTCCCCCGATTTTACCATGAAACCTTTCGCTACAGGTTTCCGCTCACCTGCAGCTTTTGCGCTGAATGGTAGTGGTGATATCTTTTATGCGGAAAACCAAGGTGACTGGGTAGGCTCAGGCAGCATTACGCATGTCGAGGAAGGTGATTTTGTCGGGAATCCAGCAGGGTTGATCTGGGCTGACCAACCGGGCTCTCCGGTAAAGCTGCGCAAAAAAGATATCCCTGATACCGGTGAGCCAAAATATGATGTAGCCAAAAGGGTTCCCGGATTAAAAACCCCGTCTGTATGGATTCCTCATTCTATTATGGGTAATTCGACATCTGGAATTCTGGATTATTCAGATAATGGAAATATGGGGCCTTTTAATGGACAATTATTTGTGGGCGATCAGGCCCAGAGTAAGATTAGCAGGGTATTTCTGGAAAAGGTTAAAGGGGTATATCAAGGGGCTGTATTTCCTTTTCGAGAGGGGTTTTCTTCAGGTGTATTGAGAATGAATTGGGGTTCTGATGGTAGTATGTTTGTAGGTATGACCTCAAGAGGGTGGTCATCAACCGGAAAAGAAGAATATGGATTACAGCGCTTGACCTGGTCTGGCATTATACCTTTTGAGATACAGACCATTAAGGCGCAGCCTGATGGTTTTGAACTGGAATTCACAATGCCGGTAGATGAGAAAACTGCACGTAATGCGGGTTCATATAAACTGTCGACTTTTACTTATAAGTATCATCACATTTATGGAAGTCCGGTGATCAATCAATCTCCGCGCAATATCAAAGCTATTGAGATTTCTCCTGATCATAAACGTGTACGTTTAGTGCTTGACAGTTTAAAGCAAGGATATATTCAGGAGATCAGAACGGAAGGAATACGTTCAGAAAGTGGCAATGCACCTTTGCTTCACAATTATGCATACTATACCTTGAATCAGATTCCAGATGGAGAAAAGATAGTAGCTACGGCCGAAAATAAACCCTTGGGTGCTATGCAGGCTGACAACACGAAGCAAAGCATGGATCATCATCATATGGGAAATATGGCCACTACCACCGGTAAAGTTACCGGCAATACTTCGGCAGCAAAACACGTAACTAAACTGCCGGCAAGCTGGAAGAATGGGCCGGATAAAACCATTTTACTGGGAACTAAACCGGGGTTGAAATTTGACATTACAAATTTTACTTTAAAAGCAGGTACTAAAGTGAAACTGACTTTTGCAAATACTGACGATATGCTGCATAATTTTGTGCTGACTATGCCTGGATCGGGTAATATTGTGGGTGAAATGGTGATGAAGATGGGGCTGGATGGTGAAAAGTATGATTTTGTTCCAAATAGTTCTAAGGTGTTGGTACATACTGTTTTATTGCAGCCTGGAAAATCAGATACGGTTTATTTTACCGTACCGAAAACTCCAGGGGTATATCCTTTTATCTGTTCATATCCAGGTCATTATACGGTAATGAAGGGACAGATCAAAGTGCTGAAATAA
- a CDS encoding GH92 family glycosyl hydrolase, producing MKKIGLLLIIYLFSLSTYSQKKTVWKIGEEDNSAAEFALAPSGKGSFLADFGGENTVFSIGYSNPQKHWPYVLPGPLDSWAGGGYWSGFYPRHFPRIVFNLKNQISKSIAKLIIDFADVNAKKPTVLRVEINGHLQELTIAAGNGKALDGNYSAGKKIAVSVEVPGNWLKKGLNIIQMGMVSGSWAIFDDIRMEGNQDLQIQAASSSLILSAKAAPFELKKDNKRIQPLLIDIIQMDKEESINVSVGGLPPVTKIIEKGHAVIEIPMPAVAQNKQAFNSVVTIKKGNKIIYTGNVTRSKQSLQTYVDYVDLLMGTGNSRWMFKPGPSLPLSMVQIAPDNQDETWKAGYEYTVDNIMGFSHFSDWTMCGLLTMPTSGKLQVNPGTERDPDGGYRSRIDKKSESALIGKYSVFMTDTRIKAEITATRRASLQRYTFPALDSARVLVDLFTPNEYPHNLKEAKITKVTSTEIEGFATYYNAFTGYSLEQLYTVHFVMQFSKPFQSMGGWVNSEMKPVTGYIGGWNRTHEFESKPVIRHNITAIQGKGDLGVFLNFKTKQGEAVEVRTGVSLVDLNGARNNLQKEMIAPFGWDFEKVVQNARKIWNEYLGRVQIETEDHLQKVKFYTNLYRAIAAKAIWSDADGRYVDEEEQIRQLNNKEDCIVSGEYWNTFWNNQQLFNLVAPEISSKWARSGIELYKNSGWFNTDPAGVEQTGVMVAMHGVSQIQGAWQSGIRDFDLQTAYSGFKKMLTTAPQKYPGGGTVGVEDIEPYMKYGYIPLGMGSVSNTMEYAYDDWCLAQMALVLNKKEDYTYFNKRSENWRNIFDKESGFARPKDKQGNWLKPFDPYHTPGFVEGNSFNYTWFVPHNPDGLIFQMGKERFADRLNEAMEKSAVANFNASGDDFSSFPVNHGNEPAMEVAYLFNWAGKPWLTQKWTRAIQEQYYGTTPYDAYPGDEDLGQMSSWFIMSTIGFFQMDGGCSVNPVYEIGSPRYPRTTILFNNKYKRGVKFIIEANHASKENKYIQSAKLNGKTIQDFKILQSEVFKGGILELEMSNKPNLKWGIVNK from the coding sequence ATGAAGAAAATAGGATTACTTTTAATAATATACTTATTTTCTCTATCTACTTACAGTCAGAAAAAAACAGTTTGGAAAATAGGGGAAGAAGATAATAGTGCGGCGGAATTTGCATTGGCCCCTTCCGGAAAAGGTAGTTTTCTAGCCGATTTTGGTGGTGAAAATACAGTGTTTTCAATCGGCTATTCTAACCCTCAGAAGCATTGGCCTTATGTGTTGCCTGGTCCACTAGATAGTTGGGCTGGGGGCGGATATTGGTCGGGATTTTATCCGCGTCATTTCCCAAGAATAGTATTTAATTTAAAGAACCAGATTTCAAAAAGTATTGCTAAACTCATTATTGATTTTGCTGATGTTAATGCAAAGAAACCAACGGTATTGCGAGTAGAAATAAACGGACACCTCCAGGAATTAACTATAGCTGCCGGAAATGGAAAAGCATTAGATGGTAACTATTCTGCCGGCAAAAAAATAGCTGTATCGGTCGAAGTGCCCGGGAATTGGCTCAAAAAAGGACTAAACATCATTCAGATGGGTATGGTGTCAGGATCATGGGCTATTTTTGATGACATTCGAATGGAAGGAAATCAGGATTTACAAATTCAAGCTGCTTCGTCTTCTTTAATTCTTTCTGCGAAAGCTGCACCATTTGAATTGAAAAAGGATAATAAACGGATTCAGCCTTTGTTGATCGATATTATACAAATGGATAAAGAAGAATCCATCAATGTTTCAGTTGGTGGTTTACCTCCTGTTACAAAAATTATAGAAAAGGGACATGCAGTTATAGAAATACCTATGCCGGCAGTAGCGCAAAATAAACAAGCATTTAATTCAGTTGTTACGATAAAAAAAGGAAATAAAATTATATATACTGGTAATGTTACCCGTTCTAAACAAAGCCTCCAAACTTATGTAGATTATGTCGATTTGCTTATGGGGACCGGCAACTCCCGCTGGATGTTTAAGCCCGGGCCTTCATTGCCACTTAGCATGGTTCAAATAGCACCGGACAATCAGGATGAAACTTGGAAAGCAGGATACGAGTATACGGTAGACAACATTATGGGTTTCAGTCATTTCTCTGACTGGACGATGTGTGGTTTGTTAACGATGCCTACAAGTGGTAAGTTGCAAGTAAATCCGGGTACAGAAAGAGATCCTGATGGTGGTTATCGTTCAAGAATTGATAAAAAATCAGAATCTGCTTTGATTGGAAAATATAGTGTGTTTATGACAGATACCCGTATCAAAGCTGAGATCACTGCAACAAGACGGGCATCTCTTCAGCGTTATACTTTTCCCGCATTGGATTCAGCAAGGGTATTGGTTGATTTATTTACGCCCAATGAGTATCCGCATAATCTGAAAGAGGCGAAAATCACAAAGGTCACCAGTACCGAAATAGAAGGCTTTGCTACTTATTACAATGCATTTACAGGCTATTCATTAGAGCAATTATACACCGTTCACTTTGTGATGCAGTTTAGTAAACCATTTCAATCCATGGGCGGATGGGTTAACAGCGAGATGAAGCCTGTTACAGGATATATTGGAGGATGGAATCGCACACATGAGTTTGAATCAAAGCCGGTCATAAGGCATAATATTACTGCAATACAAGGGAAAGGGGACTTGGGAGTATTCTTGAATTTTAAGACTAAGCAAGGGGAAGCAGTAGAAGTCCGAACGGGAGTCTCATTGGTTGATTTGAATGGAGCGAGAAACAATCTTCAAAAAGAAATGATAGCACCTTTTGGCTGGGATTTTGAAAAAGTAGTTCAAAATGCGCGTAAGATATGGAATGAATATTTGGGCCGGGTTCAGATAGAGACAGAAGACCATCTGCAAAAAGTGAAATTTTACACTAATTTATATCGTGCAATTGCAGCTAAAGCAATTTGGAGTGATGCTGATGGCAGATACGTGGATGAAGAAGAGCAGATTCGTCAGCTTAACAATAAAGAAGACTGTATTGTGAGTGGAGAGTACTGGAATACCTTTTGGAATAATCAGCAGTTGTTCAATTTGGTTGCTCCTGAGATCTCCTCAAAATGGGCGCGGTCTGGTATTGAGCTTTATAAGAATAGCGGTTGGTTTAATACGGATCCTGCAGGTGTAGAGCAAACCGGCGTGATGGTGGCCATGCACGGTGTCTCGCAGATACAGGGAGCCTGGCAAAGTGGTATCAGAGACTTCGATCTCCAAACTGCTTATTCTGGCTTCAAGAAAATGCTGACTACTGCTCCCCAAAAATATCCGGGTGGCGGTACTGTGGGAGTTGAGGATATTGAGCCTTATATGAAGTACGGATACATTCCATTGGGTATGGGCTCTGTATCTAATACAATGGAGTATGCTTATGATGATTGGTGCTTGGCACAAATGGCCTTAGTACTGAATAAAAAAGAAGATTATACTTACTTTAATAAGCGTTCGGAAAACTGGAGAAATATCTTTGATAAAGAATCTGGCTTCGCACGGCCAAAGGATAAGCAAGGAAATTGGCTAAAACCATTTGACCCTTATCATACTCCTGGTTTTGTAGAGGGGAACTCCTTTAACTATACCTGGTTTGTGCCGCATAATCCCGATGGACTGATTTTTCAAATGGGTAAGGAACGATTTGCTGATCGATTAAATGAGGCAATGGAGAAATCAGCGGTAGCTAATTTTAATGCTTCTGGAGATGATTTTTCTTCGTTTCCTGTTAATCATGGTAATGAGCCGGCCATGGAAGTTGCTTATCTGTTTAATTGGGCCGGCAAGCCCTGGCTGACCCAAAAATGGACACGTGCCATACAGGAACAATATTATGGAACTACACCATATGATGCCTATCCGGGTGATGAGGATCTTGGTCAGATGAGTAGTTGGTTTATCATGAGTACTATTGGCTTTTTTCAAATGGATGGAGGCTGTTCGGTAAACCCCGTTTATGAAATTGGTAGTCCACGGTATCCACGTACCACAATCCTATTTAATAATAAATATAAAAGAGGAGTGAAATTTATAATCGAAGCGAACCATGCCTCAAAAGAAAATAAATACATTCAATCTGCAAAGTTAAATGGAAAGACAATTCAGGATTTCAAGATTTTGCAAAGTGAAGTTTTCAAGGGAGGAATACTCGAGTTGGAAATGAGTAATAAGCCAAATTTAAAGTGGGGTATAGTGAATAAATAA
- a CDS encoding endo-1,4-beta-xylanase: MNLLYKAITHTLFAIAVLLLPIYVFAQTSGDQRGLKDYYRDYFPMGVAVTAKQLADSAQQNFILTHFNSLTAENAMKMGPIHPKEDLFFWKDADAIVAFAQKHNLKVRGHNLCWHNQTPKWIFYDEFGKQVSKEVLLQRLKDHIYAVVGRYKGQIYAWDVVNEAVSDEPDQLLRNSLWYQICGEDFIYKAFQYAHEADPKAILFYNDYNTENPDKRQRIYKLLKKMRNKGVPVHAIGLQAHWTFKDPSQERLESTLKLFASLGLKIQITELDVSIYADGNLQDKTVIAPVSILTPEREQQQAEQYSMIFKVFRNYKKCISGVTFWNLSDKYSWLDNFPVRGRKNYPLLFDTQLKPKKAYWNVVKF, translated from the coding sequence ATGAATTTACTTTATAAAGCAATTACTCATACCCTTTTTGCCATAGCAGTTTTGTTATTACCAATTTATGTTTTTGCACAAACCTCTGGAGATCAAAGAGGCTTAAAGGATTATTATCGGGATTACTTTCCAATGGGCGTGGCTGTTACTGCCAAACAACTAGCAGATTCTGCTCAGCAGAATTTCATTTTAACTCATTTCAACAGCCTCACAGCCGAGAATGCTATGAAAATGGGCCCCATCCATCCTAAAGAGGACTTGTTTTTCTGGAAAGACGCTGATGCAATTGTGGCATTCGCACAAAAACATAATCTAAAAGTTCGCGGGCATAACCTGTGTTGGCATAACCAGACGCCTAAATGGATATTCTACGACGAATTTGGAAAACAGGTTAGTAAGGAAGTCTTGCTTCAAAGGCTAAAAGATCATATTTATGCGGTTGTGGGAAGATATAAAGGTCAGATATATGCTTGGGATGTTGTAAATGAAGCAGTATCAGATGAACCTGACCAGCTACTACGCAATTCGCTTTGGTATCAGATCTGTGGTGAAGATTTTATTTATAAAGCCTTCCAATATGCGCATGAAGCAGATCCAAAAGCCATTTTGTTTTATAATGATTACAATACCGAAAACCCTGATAAGAGGCAGCGCATTTATAAACTACTAAAAAAGATGCGGAATAAGGGTGTCCCAGTACACGCAATAGGCCTACAAGCGCATTGGACGTTCAAAGACCCCTCACAAGAACGACTTGAAAGCACCCTTAAACTGTTTGCATCGCTTGGACTGAAGATCCAGATTACCGAACTTGACGTTTCTATATATGCGGATGGAAATCTACAGGATAAAACTGTTATAGCTCCTGTTTCCATATTAACCCCAGAGCGTGAGCAGCAGCAAGCGGAACAGTACTCGATGATTTTTAAAGTTTTCAGGAACTATAAAAAATGCATAAGCGGGGTGACATTTTGGAACCTATCCGATAAGTACAGCTGGCTGGACAATTTCCCTGTACGCGGTCGTAAAAACTACCCGCTTTTATTCGACACACAACTTAAACCAAAAAAAGCCTATTGGAACGTAGTCAAATTTTAA